From one Streptomyces spiramyceticus genomic stretch:
- a CDS encoding HIT family protein yields the protein MLARMTIEPEQQIGVGTPDAFQRLWTPHRMAYIQGENKPTGPGAEDGCPFCSIPAKSDEDGLVVARGEQVYAVLNLYPYNGGHLMVVPYRHVADYTDLDAAETAELAEFTKRAMIALRTASGAQGFNIGMNQGAVAGAGIAAHLHQHLVPRWGGDTNFMPVVGHTKVLPQLLGDTRKMLADAWPPTASV from the coding sequence ATGCTGGCTCGCATGACGATTGAGCCGGAACAGCAGATCGGAGTCGGGACGCCGGACGCGTTCCAGCGCCTGTGGACGCCCCACCGGATGGCGTACATCCAGGGCGAGAACAAGCCGACGGGTCCAGGGGCCGAGGACGGCTGCCCGTTCTGCTCGATTCCGGCCAAGTCCGACGAGGACGGTCTCGTCGTCGCGCGTGGTGAGCAGGTGTACGCGGTGCTGAACCTGTACCCGTACAACGGCGGGCATCTGATGGTCGTCCCGTACCGCCATGTCGCCGACTACACGGACCTGGACGCGGCGGAGACCGCCGAGCTCGCCGAGTTCACCAAGCGCGCGATGATCGCGCTGCGTACGGCCTCCGGGGCGCAGGGCTTCAACATCGGGATGAATCAGGGCGCGGTGGCGGGGGCCGGTATCGCGGCGCATCTGCACCAGCATCTCGTGCCGCGCTGGGGCGGGGACACGAACTTCATGCCGGTCGTGGGGCACACCAAGGTGCTGCCGCAGTTGCTGGGGGACACCCGCAAGATGCTGGCGGACGCCTGGCCGCCCACCGCCTCGGTCTGA
- the thrS gene encoding threonine--tRNA ligase, translating to MSDVRVFIQRDSEREERVVTTGTTAAELFPGERTVVAARVAGELKDLAYVLADGEEVEPVEISSEDGLNILRHSTAHVMAQAVQELFPEAKLGIGPPVKDGFYYDFDVERPFTPEDLKAVEKKMQEIQKRGQRFSRRVVTDEAAREELADEPYKLELIGIKGSASTDDGADVEVGGGELTIYDNLDAKTGDLCWKDLCRGPHLPTTRNIPAFKLMRNAAAYWRGSEKNPMLQRIYGTAWPSKDELKAHLEFLAEAEKRDHRKLGGELDLFSIPDEIGSGLAVFHPKGGIIRRVMEDYSRKRHEEEGYEFVYTPHATKGKLFEKSGHLDWYADGMYPPMQLDEGTDYYLKPMNCPMHNLIFDARGRSYRELPLRLFEFGTVYRYEKSGVVHGLTRARGFTQDDAHIYCTKEQMAEELDKTLTFVLGLLRDYGLTDFYLELSTKDPEKFVGSDEIWEEATETLRQVAEKQGLPLVPDPGGAAFYGPKISVQCKDAIGRTWQMSTVQLDFNLPERFNLEYTSADGTKQQPVMIHRALFGSIERFFAVLLEHYAGAFPAWLAPVQATGIPIGDAHVPYLQEFAAEAKKKGLRVEVDASSDRMQKKIRNAQRSKVPFMVIVGDDDMNAGTVSFRYRDGSQKNGIPRDEAIAELVDVVERRVQV from the coding sequence GTGTCAGACGTCCGTGTGTTCATCCAACGCGATTCCGAGCGGGAAGAGCGCGTGGTGACAACGGGCACTACGGCGGCCGAGCTCTTCCCCGGCGAGCGCACTGTCGTCGCCGCGCGCGTGGCGGGCGAGCTGAAGGACCTGGCGTACGTCCTCGCCGACGGCGAGGAGGTCGAGCCGGTCGAGATCTCGTCCGAGGACGGCCTGAACATCCTGCGCCACTCGACCGCGCATGTCATGGCGCAGGCCGTGCAGGAGCTCTTCCCCGAGGCCAAGCTGGGCATCGGCCCGCCGGTCAAGGACGGCTTCTACTACGACTTCGACGTCGAGCGTCCCTTCACCCCCGAGGACCTCAAGGCCGTCGAGAAGAAGATGCAGGAGATCCAGAAGCGCGGACAGCGTTTCTCGCGCCGTGTCGTCACCGACGAGGCCGCCCGCGAGGAGCTGGCCGACGAGCCGTACAAGCTGGAGCTCATCGGCATCAAGGGCTCCGCTTCGACGGACGACGGCGCGGACGTCGAGGTGGGCGGCGGCGAGCTGACCATCTACGACAACCTGGACGCCAAGACCGGTGACCTGTGCTGGAAGGACCTGTGCCGCGGTCCGCACCTGCCCACCACCCGCAACATCCCCGCCTTCAAGCTCATGCGCAACGCCGCTGCGTACTGGCGCGGCAGCGAGAAGAACCCGATGCTCCAGCGCATCTACGGCACCGCGTGGCCGTCGAAGGACGAGCTGAAGGCGCACCTGGAGTTCCTCGCCGAGGCCGAGAAGCGCGACCACCGCAAGCTCGGCGGCGAGCTGGACCTCTTCTCCATCCCGGACGAGATCGGCTCGGGCCTGGCGGTCTTCCACCCCAAGGGCGGCATCATCCGCCGGGTCATGGAGGACTACTCGCGCAAGCGCCACGAGGAGGAGGGGTACGAGTTCGTCTACACCCCGCACGCCACCAAGGGGAAGCTCTTCGAGAAGTCGGGCCACCTGGACTGGTACGCCGACGGCATGTACCCGCCCATGCAGCTCGACGAGGGCACGGACTACTACCTCAAGCCCATGAACTGCCCGATGCACAACCTGATCTTCGATGCGCGCGGGCGTTCGTACCGTGAACTGCCGCTGCGCCTCTTCGAGTTCGGGACCGTGTACCGGTACGAGAAGTCCGGCGTGGTGCACGGCCTGACCCGGGCCCGCGGCTTCACCCAGGACGACGCGCACATCTACTGCACCAAGGAGCAGATGGCGGAGGAGCTCGACAAGACGCTCACCTTCGTCCTCGGTCTCCTGCGCGACTACGGTCTGACCGACTTCTACCTGGAGCTGTCCACGAAGGACCCGGAGAAGTTCGTCGGCTCGGACGAGATCTGGGAAGAGGCCACCGAGACCCTGCGCCAGGTTGCCGAGAAGCAGGGCCTTCCGCTGGTCCCGGACCCGGGCGGTGCCGCCTTCTACGGCCCGAAGATCTCGGTCCAGTGCAAGGACGCCATCGGCCGTACCTGGCAGATGTCGACCGTCCAGCTCGACTTCAACCTGCCGGAGCGCTTCAACCTGGAGTACACCTCGGCGGACGGCACCAAGCAGCAGCCGGTCATGATCCACCGCGCGCTGTTCGGCTCCATCGAGCGCTTCTTCGCAGTGCTCCTCGAGCACTACGCGGGCGCGTTCCCGGCGTGGCTGGCCCCGGTCCAGGCCACCGGCATCCCGATCGGCGACGCACACGTCCCGTACCTGCAGGAGTTCGCCGCCGAGGCGAAGAAGAAGGGCCTGCGGGTCGAGGTGGACGCCTCCTCGGACCGTATGCAGAAGAAGATCCGCAACGCGCAGCGCAGCAAGGTCCCGTTCATGGTCATCGTGGGCGACGACGACATGAATGCGGGCACGGTCTCCTTCCGCTACCGCGACGGGTCGCAGAAGAACGGCATCCCTCGCGACGAAGCCATTGCCGAGCTCGTCGACGTGGTGGAGCGCCGGGTACAGGTCTGA